One region of Methanobacterium formicicum DSM 3637 genomic DNA includes:
- a CDS encoding methanogenesis marker 16 metalloprotein, translating to MKKSIPDINQKIKNGEATILTAEEVTRLVMDGEEPTVEDVDVVTTGTCGIMSGTAAIFHLPVAEPGSFKKSRKITLNGVPGFPGPCPNEWLGSVDLMVYGTSHSITDPQYGGGFLFKDLLRGEEIEIDVEDIDGNILKSSATLDDFGTAQMIGTRFAFKNYTAFINPTSQPVSSIFNAVDMDGPFKGISFSGCGELNPLQNDPQLNSIQKGTRLLINNSEGLFIGPGTRSSPEKPNMMITADMKDMDPHYLGGFRTGAGPEVYNSVATAIPILDDEILRKTFIKNEDIRLPVADIRGRHSVLSQTTYQVWRNVDERPTYEKELCQNCQTCMVEERCPTRAFQNQTLNPVRCFGCGMCAYSCPFGTFQMERGQVQIDWEGKVKELEVSCRQSDIKRARELARELKNRIERGEFLLNNNL from the coding sequence TTGAAAAAAAGCATTCCCGATATAAACCAGAAGATCAAAAATGGTGAAGCCACCATCCTCACTGCCGAGGAAGTAACCCGTCTGGTTATGGATGGTGAAGAACCTACAGTGGAAGACGTTGACGTGGTAACCACCGGTACCTGTGGTATCATGTCCGGAACTGCAGCCATATTCCACTTACCAGTTGCAGAACCCGGGTCATTTAAGAAATCCAGGAAAATCACATTAAATGGTGTTCCAGGATTTCCTGGACCATGCCCCAACGAATGGTTGGGTTCTGTGGATCTCATGGTTTACGGAACTTCCCACAGTATCACCGACCCACAGTATGGTGGGGGATTCCTGTTTAAGGACCTTCTCCGTGGCGAAGAAATTGAAATAGATGTAGAAGACATAGATGGAAATATCCTGAAATCATCTGCCACTTTGGATGATTTTGGAACCGCACAAATGATTGGAACTAGATTTGCCTTTAAAAATTATACTGCATTTATAAATCCCACTTCCCAACCAGTTTCATCCATATTTAACGCAGTGGACATGGATGGGCCTTTTAAGGGGATTTCATTCTCGGGTTGTGGTGAGCTCAACCCACTTCAGAACGATCCCCAACTCAATTCAATTCAGAAGGGAACTCGTTTGCTTATAAATAACTCTGAAGGATTGTTCATTGGCCCCGGGACCCGTAGCAGTCCTGAAAAACCGAACATGATGATAACTGCGGATATGAAGGATATGGATCCCCATTACCTGGGTGGTTTCCGTACTGGTGCCGGGCCAGAGGTTTATAACAGTGTGGCCACCGCCATACCCATCCTTGATGATGAAATTCTCAGGAAAACCTTCATCAAAAATGAAGACATTCGTCTGCCAGTTGCAGATATCAGGGGCCGTCACAGTGTCCTGAGCCAGACCACCTACCAAGTGTGGAGGAATGTTGATGAACGTCCAACTTATGAAAAAGAATTATGTCAAAACTGCCAGACCTGCATGGTTGAGGAAAGATGCCCCACCAGGGCATTCCAGAATCAAACCTTAAATCCAGTTCGATGTTTTGGTTGTGGAATGTGCGCCTATTCCTGCCCATTTGGAACATTCCAGATGGAACGGGGGCAGGTCCAGATAGACTGGGAAGGAAAGGTAAAAGAGTTAGAAGTAAGTTGCCGCCAGTCCGATATTAAACGAGCCCGTGAACTAGCCAGAGAACTTAAAAACAGGATTGAAAGAGGAGAATTTTTACTGAACAACAACCTTTAA
- a CDS encoding NTPase has product MNILITGPPGVGKTTLLNKIKKKIKDMGYSTGGMYCPEIREGGRRTGFEIIDIASKQKGLLASTHNIKGPSVGKYRVNLDDINQIGVLALRNALKTSDYIFIDEIAPMELTSSSFSQTVWEVMESKKIVIAIIHQRSKHPFILKVKNREDAMIFDINLKNRDSLTDEILQNIASIG; this is encoded by the coding sequence ATGAACATTTTAATAACTGGTCCGCCTGGTGTTGGTAAAACCACTCTATTAAACAAAATTAAAAAGAAAATTAAGGATATGGGCTATTCTACTGGGGGAATGTACTGTCCAGAAATAAGAGAAGGGGGTCGGCGAACTGGTTTTGAGATCATTGACATAGCTTCCAAACAGAAAGGGCTACTGGCAAGCACACATAACATCAAAGGTCCAAGTGTGGGTAAATATAGGGTTAATTTAGATGATATCAATCAAATTGGAGTTTTAGCCCTTCGAAATGCCCTTAAAACATCCGATTACATTTTCATTGATGAAATTGCTCCAATGGAACTTACCAGTAGTTCTTTTTCCCAAACAGTATGGGAAGTAATGGAAAGCAAGAAAATAGTCATTGCAATCATTCATCAGCGATCCAAGCACCCATTTATTTTAAAGGTAAAAAATAGGGAAGATGCAATGATTTTTGATATAAACTTAAAGAATAGGGATTCCTTAACTGATGAAATACTCCAAAATATAGCATCGATTGGATAA
- a CDS encoding zinc ribbon domain-containing protein produces the protein MICENCGARIGKGKSYCPNCGKEVYNSGNKPLKNKYLRGEYLQNDESSAEPYYLEEENLSSDTNQKEPYQNWDDYNKDPYEDYTQTKDDNEINNQDTGYSHDYDKKGSYDQYKDESHHQDYDDNKRYSGGRDPERGHNKYDKRYDKKKSYNKYDGDRGYDKGYNKSKGYKRNYNQENYHKKGKPVRRGYDLDAYYGTEEKKSSIWRTVILFLILALLMGLVMGFIFFSTKIQKII, from the coding sequence ATGATATGTGAAAATTGTGGTGCTCGAATAGGGAAGGGGAAGAGTTACTGTCCTAACTGTGGTAAGGAAGTATATAATTCTGGGAATAAACCTCTGAAAAATAAGTATCTAAGGGGAGAATACCTGCAAAACGATGAAAGCTCAGCAGAACCATATTACTTGGAAGAAGAAAACCTTTCATCGGACACAAATCAAAAAGAACCATATCAAAATTGGGATGATTATAATAAAGATCCCTATGAAGATTATACTCAAACTAAGGATGATAATGAAATAAATAATCAAGATACTGGTTATAGTCATGACTATGATAAAAAAGGTAGTTATGATCAGTATAAAGATGAATCTCACCATCAAGATTATGATGATAATAAAAGGTATAGTGGGGGTCGTGATCCAGAAAGGGGTCACAATAAATACGATAAAAGATATGATAAAAAGAAGAGTTATAATAAATATGATGGGGATAGGGGTTATGATAAGGGATATAATAAAAGTAAAGGTTATAAACGGAATTATAATCAGGAAAATTACCATAAAAAGGGTAAGCCAGTGAGAAGAGGATATGATCTGGATGCATATTATGGGACTGAGGAAAAAAAGAGTTCCATATGGAGAACTGTTATTCTATTTTTGATATTGGCTTTGCTTATGGGTCTGGTAATGGGATTCATTTTCTTTTCAACCAAAATCCAGAAGATTATATAA
- the heR gene encoding heliorhodopsin HeR — MDNDKRREIIAQSPITFEGLRKLNIGAGSLHLIQGLIMIALGLWLTWTQNIYTFYLKFKIISLSPPAFQIAPDPTVAFTVGYLGVILASFLLISAIAHFTIAFVKTKNYNENLKKGMNPYRWYEYFFSSSIMLVIIATFVGVWDLWSLVMIFVLNAVMIMCGFLMEKINFYTKATDWSAYLIGALAGFTPWVVLAAYFIAALGSTETNPPTFVYAILLIYFIMFNTFSINMVLQYKGVGKWKDYLYGERVYIILSLIAKTALAWLAFIGIFAP, encoded by the coding sequence ATGGATAATGACAAGAGAAGAGAGATTATTGCCCAGTCACCAATAACCTTTGAGGGGTTGAGAAAACTCAACATAGGAGCAGGTTCATTGCACCTTATACAGGGGTTGATCATGATCGCTTTAGGTTTGTGGTTGACCTGGACCCAGAATATCTACACTTTTTATCTTAAATTTAAAATAATATCACTTTCACCTCCGGCTTTTCAGATTGCACCGGATCCAACTGTTGCATTCACAGTTGGTTATTTAGGAGTGATACTTGCTTCGTTTTTGTTAATTTCAGCCATTGCCCACTTTACAATTGCCTTTGTAAAGACTAAAAATTACAATGAAAACCTGAAAAAGGGAATGAACCCCTACCGGTGGTATGAATACTTTTTCTCCAGCTCTATCATGCTGGTAATAATCGCCACCTTCGTGGGAGTATGGGATCTATGGTCACTGGTAATGATCTTCGTCCTGAATGCCGTGATGATCATGTGCGGCTTTTTAATGGAAAAGATCAACTTTTACACCAAAGCAACTGACTGGTCCGCATATCTAATAGGAGCTCTAGCAGGATTTACACCCTGGGTAGTGTTGGCTGCATATTTCATTGCTGCACTGGGTTCAACCGAAACTAATCCACCCACATTTGTCTATGCCATCCTGTTAATCTACTTCATCATGTTCAACACATTCTCAATTAACATGGTCTTGCAGTACAAGGGTGTGGGGAAATGGAAGGACTATCTCTACGGTGAAAGGGTTTATATCATTCTCAGCCTGATTGCCAAAACTGCCCTGGCCTGGTTGGCATTTATTGGTATATTCGCACCCTAA
- a CDS encoding alpha/beta hydrolase translates to MEILKSKKKLLLIIILAIILIGAAYFAYYVSDYYHADTRALAALNSTESYTVLNTADSVTFTPTANLSTTGIIFYPGAKVQPESYSVIASQLAANGYTTIIVKMPFNLAFFGVNRADDVIKNHPEISSWVIGGHSLGGVFASDYAVNHQDKIKGVVYLASYPSTNASNATFKALSIRGSLDNLTKAEDISSNLDKFPKNTTFITIPGGNHFNFGDYGIQSGDNNSTITREQQQNQTVNAILEFLKTI, encoded by the coding sequence ATGGAAATTCTAAAATCAAAAAAGAAACTACTCCTGATAATAATTTTAGCCATAATCCTGATTGGTGCGGCTTATTTTGCTTATTACGTTTCTGATTATTATCATGCGGATACTAGAGCCCTAGCTGCACTTAACTCAACCGAATCTTACACTGTGTTAAACACTGCCGATTCAGTGACATTCACCCCTACTGCTAATTTGAGTACAACTGGAATAATCTTTTATCCCGGAGCTAAGGTACAGCCAGAATCATACTCGGTAATAGCATCCCAGCTGGCTGCAAATGGTTATACTACCATAATTGTGAAAATGCCATTTAACCTGGCATTTTTTGGTGTTAACCGTGCCGATGATGTTATAAAAAATCATCCCGAGATAAGTTCATGGGTAATTGGTGGTCATTCCCTGGGTGGTGTTTTTGCATCGGATTATGCTGTAAACCACCAGGATAAAATAAAAGGAGTAGTATATCTAGCCAGTTACCCTTCAACCAATGCTTCAAATGCCACATTTAAGGCACTTTCAATTAGGGGCTCACTGGATAACTTGACCAAAGCAGAGGACATCTCCAGTAATCTCGATAAATTCCCTAAAAACACCACCTTCATCACCATTCCTGGTGGCAATCACTTCAACTTTGGAGATTATGGTATTCAATCCGGGGATAACAACAGTACCATTACCCGTGAACAGCAGCAGAATCAAACTGTAAATGCCATACTGGAATTTCTTAAAACCATTTGA
- a CDS encoding TldD/PmbA family protein, with protein sequence MINDLANQALDYAIKGADQAEIYVDITESVDATIQNDQVDFAKESYSLGMGIRVICDGKMGFAYTTQTEKITETVAKAISNAQANLVDENFAFASKSDYPTINGVFDKRINNLELEDTIELGKSMIATVLENSCQPTSGGVSADCSKTLIINSEGVSCEDISTYFSGFIAVNVADGEGVSTASESDSSRNLDIDPEKIANRACEIALNSRGGRTIETGDMNVLMDHHATASLLSTFSQAINGDNVQRGRSIYADKIDNEVSSPSLSIYDDGTIKGGLYSSHGDGEGTPSQKTTIIENGVLKNFLYDIQTANKGNVVSTGNGMRASFNDMPAVSLSNLILDYKDFEELSEIKEGLLVNDVLGAHTANPISGDFSVEGMNAFKIEKGEIAYPVKNAMLSGNIFSILKDSKAASEKTRQLGPFIVPPINVSSLRVVGSK encoded by the coding sequence ATGATAAACGATTTAGCTAACCAAGCGTTGGATTATGCCATTAAGGGTGCTGATCAGGCAGAGATATATGTTGATATTACAGAGAGTGTGGATGCCACCATTCAGAATGACCAGGTGGACTTTGCCAAGGAATCATACTCGCTGGGTATGGGTATCCGGGTCATCTGTGATGGTAAAATGGGTTTTGCATATACCACACAGACTGAAAAAATAACCGAAACAGTGGCCAAGGCAATTTCCAATGCCCAAGCCAATTTGGTTGATGAAAACTTTGCATTCGCATCTAAATCAGATTACCCCACAATTAATGGTGTTTTTGATAAAAGAATCAACAATCTGGAACTGGAAGACACCATTGAATTAGGAAAATCCATGATAGCCACAGTTCTGGAGAATTCTTGCCAGCCAACCTCAGGTGGTGTCTCAGCAGACTGCTCTAAAACACTGATCATCAACTCAGAAGGTGTAAGTTGTGAAGATATCTCCACCTACTTCTCAGGATTTATAGCAGTGAATGTCGCTGATGGTGAAGGTGTTTCCACGGCCAGTGAATCAGATTCATCCCGAAATCTGGACATAGATCCAGAAAAGATTGCCAATAGAGCCTGTGAAATTGCTTTAAATTCAAGGGGTGGTAGGACAATTGAAACCGGTGACATGAATGTTTTAATGGATCATCATGCCACCGCAAGTTTACTTTCCACTTTTTCCCAGGCCATCAATGGGGATAACGTTCAAAGAGGCCGGTCAATCTATGCTGATAAAATAGATAACGAGGTTTCATCACCTTCCCTGAGCATCTACGATGATGGGACAATCAAAGGGGGCCTTTACTCTTCTCATGGTGATGGTGAGGGAACACCCAGTCAGAAAACAACCATAATAGAGAATGGAGTTCTCAAGAACTTTTTATACGATATTCAAACAGCTAACAAGGGGAATGTGGTAAGTACTGGTAATGGAATGCGTGCTTCATTCAATGACATGCCTGCGGTGAGTTTATCAAACCTCATCCTGGATTATAAAGATTTTGAAGAACTTTCAGAAATCAAAGAGGGTCTTTTAGTAAACGATGTTCTGGGGGCACACACAGCCAACCCCATATCTGGAGATTTCTCTGTGGAAGGGATGAACGCTTTTAAAATTGAGAAAGGAGAAATCGCTTATCCTGTTAAGAATGCAATGTTATCAGGTAATATATTCTCCATACTGAAAGACTCAAAGGCCGCTTCCGAAAAAACCCGCCAACTCGGGCCTTTTATCGTACCTCCTATAAATGTGTCCAGTTTGCGTGTTGTGGGCAGTAAATGA
- a CDS encoding phosphoglycolate phosphatase, with the protein MIKAVAVDVDGTITDGKRRLCCSAIESIRAAEELGIPVIIVTGNILPVTKTLSIFIGTSGGLVAENGGVIESSRGRMVLGDIQKCQEAYEFLKTKQPIEKVDFSDQRVSEIAFYRTLPVNLIKDTLKDFDVKIYDTKFALHITDPAVDKGTSLVRVAGDMGILPEEILAVGDSENDLEFLKVAGLKVAVANAAPELKASADYVTQKPYGDGVKEALERFVL; encoded by the coding sequence TTGATCAAAGCAGTAGCAGTAGATGTTGATGGAACCATAACCGATGGTAAGAGAAGATTATGCTGCAGTGCCATTGAATCAATCCGTGCAGCAGAAGAACTTGGCATACCAGTTATCATAGTTACAGGTAACATTCTCCCGGTCACCAAGACTCTTTCTATATTTATAGGGACTTCCGGTGGTCTGGTGGCTGAAAATGGGGGAGTTATAGAATCATCCCGGGGTAGAATGGTACTTGGAGATATTCAAAAGTGTCAAGAGGCTTATGAATTTTTAAAAACCAAACAACCCATCGAAAAAGTGGATTTTTCAGATCAGAGGGTTTCAGAAATTGCATTTTACAGAACCCTTCCCGTGAATTTGATTAAAGATACTCTGAAGGATTTTGATGTGAAAATTTACGATACCAAGTTTGCACTGCACATCACCGATCCTGCAGTGGACAAGGGTACCTCACTGGTTCGTGTGGCTGGGGATATGGGTATTCTGCCAGAAGAAATATTGGCAGTGGGAGACAGTGAAAATGATCTGGAATTTTTAAAAGTTGCCGGGTTAAAGGTAGCAGTGGCCAATGCAGCCCCTGAACTTAAAGCAAGTGCAGATTATGTGACTCAAAAACCATATGGGGATGGAGTTAAAGAAGCGTTAGAGAGGTTTGTATTATGA
- the hypD gene encoding hydrogenase formation protein HypD has translation MYTQTRKRSVSEYLGVNMSSMKDLSKEIVKRIENIAQPVKIMHVCGSHEHTIMQHGIRTLLPPEVEVVAGPGCPVCCVPAREVEECLQLAKQGVTIATFGDMLRVPGGSGSLADAKAEGADVRIVYGVNNAVELAQKIDNEVVFMAAGFETTAPTTAAEIVAGPPENFSVLSCHRMIPPALKFLIESGEVNLNALIEPGHVSTIIGNRPYDIFSEKYGIPQVVTGFNPMDVLIAVYLILKQLHEGKAMVQNEYKRAVREEGNLKAQKLLEDVFYITTKEWRGFPPIPDSVMEIKDEFSDSNAREKFDIEVGNIPEVVSGCICGAILRGMARPEDCKLFRKECNPTNPIGACMVSKEGTCNIAHRYGSF, from the coding sequence ATGTATACACAAACTCGTAAAAGGTCAGTATCAGAGTATTTAGGTGTCAACATGAGCTCAATGAAAGATCTCTCCAAGGAAATTGTAAAACGCATTGAAAACATTGCCCAACCAGTAAAGATAATGCACGTCTGTGGATCACACGAACATACCATAATGCAGCACGGTATAAGAACCCTGTTACCTCCAGAGGTGGAAGTGGTAGCCGGACCCGGATGTCCAGTTTGCTGTGTACCAGCACGTGAAGTGGAAGAATGTCTCCAACTGGCTAAACAGGGAGTAACCATAGCCACCTTCGGGGACATGTTACGGGTCCCGGGTGGATCGGGATCCCTGGCCGATGCAAAAGCAGAAGGAGCAGATGTAAGGATAGTGTATGGGGTAAATAACGCAGTGGAATTAGCTCAAAAAATTGATAATGAAGTGGTTTTTATGGCTGCAGGATTTGAAACCACAGCCCCCACCACCGCTGCAGAAATAGTTGCAGGTCCACCAGAAAACTTCTCAGTCCTCTCCTGTCACCGAATGATACCTCCAGCACTCAAATTTTTAATAGAATCCGGTGAAGTGAATCTCAATGCCCTTATAGAGCCGGGGCATGTTTCAACCATCATCGGAAATCGCCCCTATGATATTTTTTCAGAGAAATATGGAATACCTCAGGTCGTAACGGGTTTCAATCCGATGGATGTTTTAATAGCAGTTTACTTAATTTTAAAACAGCTTCATGAAGGTAAGGCCATGGTTCAGAACGAATATAAACGAGCAGTCCGGGAAGAAGGAAATTTAAAAGCTCAAAAACTTCTTGAAGATGTTTTTTACATAACCACCAAGGAATGGAGGGGTTTCCCACCTATACCTGATTCAGTTATGGAAATAAAAGATGAATTCAGTGATTCAAATGCCAGGGAGAAGTTCGACATTGAAGTAGGTAATATCCCTGAAGTGGTCAGTGGTTGTATCTGTGGAGCCATACTCCGAGGAATGGCCCGTCCTGAAGACTGTAAACTTTTCAGGAAGGAATGTAACCCTACTAACCCTATTGGGGCATGTATGGTTAGTAAGGAAGGAACCTGTAATATAGCCCATAGATACGGTTCATTTTAA
- a CDS encoding Mur ligase family protein — translation MVVKMNAAVVGLGVEGVNAVESLLNHDYEVYASDINRDVELNSNKSLEVDLGFHDFSKIERADTVVLSPGLWNNPIFQKLKSDKKLLSDIITSHRSLFTIGVTGTNGKTTTTMMIASILKKAGMKVLIGGNAGGGFKGYTEVILEAASGNYDILLVEVCDMTLDFCSYNFDFDLIVVTNVGRDHLEFHQSIENYLKTLGNFVKDKKVVLNRTTGSLGPLSEKASETHFFTKIPYELNLFGDFNRENAGAASKTAEIVGVPDETITTALKKFSVLPGRATIIDLPHSRIVVGKTDNADATAAVLNEADFPVIILGTPRKGEVCRLEIFREASKTNSKIIAIFPGLDDTLDDARKVLMEEKYPGRIHNLSNVDDVVQFAINCSEKYNNIFIGGNGQRKIIEITESLKEALSAK, via the coding sequence ATGGTCGTTAAAATGAATGCTGCTGTGGTTGGGCTGGGCGTAGAAGGTGTTAATGCCGTTGAATCTCTCCTTAATCATGATTATGAAGTTTATGCTTCTGATATTAACCGCGATGTTGAATTAAACTCCAATAAATCTTTGGAAGTAGATCTGGGATTTCATGATTTTTCAAAAATAGAAAGAGCAGACACAGTTGTTTTAAGCCCAGGATTATGGAATAACCCTATTTTTCAAAAATTAAAGTCTGATAAAAAACTTTTATCAGATATTATTACTTCTCATCGCTCATTATTTACCATAGGAGTTACTGGCACCAATGGTAAAACAACCACCACTATGATGATTGCCAGTATACTGAAAAAGGCGGGTATGAAAGTACTCATTGGTGGAAATGCAGGGGGAGGTTTTAAGGGTTATACTGAAGTTATTTTAGAAGCTGCATCAGGTAATTATGATATTCTTCTGGTAGAAGTCTGCGATATGACTCTGGACTTTTGCAGTTATAATTTTGACTTTGACCTGATTGTAGTGACAAATGTTGGTAGAGATCATCTTGAATTTCACCAGTCAATTGAAAACTACCTAAAAACCCTGGGAAATTTCGTGAAAGACAAGAAAGTTGTTTTAAACAGGACCACAGGAAGTTTAGGACCTTTAAGTGAGAAAGCATCTGAAACTCATTTTTTCACCAAAATTCCATATGAATTAAACTTATTCGGTGATTTCAATCGAGAAAATGCAGGTGCAGCATCCAAAACTGCCGAAATAGTGGGAGTTCCTGATGAAACCATTACAACTGCTCTTAAAAAGTTCAGTGTTTTGCCAGGACGGGCTACCATTATCGATCTCCCCCATTCCAGGATAGTGGTGGGTAAAACTGATAACGCCGATGCTACAGCAGCTGTACTTAATGAAGCAGACTTTCCAGTTATAATCCTTGGAACACCACGTAAAGGCGAAGTATGTCGTTTAGAAATTTTCAGAGAAGCTTCAAAGACCAATTCAAAGATCATTGCTATTTTCCCAGGACTGGATGACACCCTCGACGATGCTCGTAAGGTGCTGATGGAAGAAAAATACCCCGGAAGAATCCATAATTTAAGTAATGTGGATGATGTGGTTCAATTCGCAATTAACTGCTCCGAAAAATACAATAACATATTCATCGGCGGTAATGGACAACGAAAGATTATAGAAATAACTGAAAGTCTGAAGGAAGCCCTTTCAGCAAAATAG